The following are encoded in a window of Brettanomyces bruxellensis chromosome 9, complete sequence genomic DNA:
- the RPT4 gene encoding 26S proteasome subunit rpt4, whose amino-acid sequence MSEENDPLLSALNEEGGAGNSEEANKSNGNEDGNTSNKDSGDDGDSNNEKAKKEQVAPVDEERERALAALKSKLIEHVQWESRLKELRMGIKDQEKEFQKTENDIKALQSIGQIIGEVLKELDRDRFIVKASSGPRYIVGCRSTINRKKLVKGVRVALDMTTLTIMRILPREVDPSVYSMTTFNPGEMSFGQIGGLSEQIRELREVIELPLKNPELFQRVGIKQPKGVLLYGPPGTGKTLLAKAVAATIGANFIFSPASGIVDKYIGESARLVREMFSYAKEHEPCIIFMDEIDAIGGRRFSEGTSADREIQRTLMELLNQMDGFDALGQTKVIMATNRPDTLDPALLRAGRLDRKIEVPLPNEAGRLEIFKIHMSKVQKKGEIELETLVRMSDGFNGADIRNTITEAGFFAIREDRDYIIQSDMLKAVRKMVDNKKLEGRLEYEKL is encoded by the coding sequence ATGAGTGAGGAAAACGACCCTTTACTTTCTGCCCTCAATGAGGAAGGAGGGGCAGGAAATAGTGAGGAAGCAAATAAGAGCAATGGAAATGAAGATGGCAACACTAGTAATAAAGATAGTGGCGATGATGGTGATAGTAACAACGagaaggcaaaaaaagaacaggTGGCACcagttgatgaagaaagggAGAGAGCATTGGCAGCATTGAAGAGCAAACTTATAGAACACGTCCAATGGGAGTCGAGGCTCAAGGAGTTGAGGATGGGGATCAAAGATCAGGAAAAAGAGTTTCAAAAGACTGAAAACGACATCAAGGCACTACAGAGCATTGGCCAGATCATAGGCGAGGTTCTCAAGGAGCTGGACCGTGATAGGTTCATTGTGAAAGCCTCTTCAGGTCCCAGGTACATTGTTGGTTGCCGTTCGACGATCAACAGGAAAAAACTGGTGAAAGGTGTCCGTGTTGCCCTTGATATGACAACTTTAACCATTATGCGGATTCTCCCAAGGGAGGTGGACCCTTCTGTGTACAGTATGACGACATTCAACCCCGGTGAGATGTCGTTTGGGCAGATTGGAGGTCTTTCCGAGCAGATTAGAGAACTTCGTGAGGTGATTGAGTTGCCTTTGAAGAATCCTGAGCTTTTCCAGCGGGTGGGAATCAAGCAGCCCAAGGGAGTCTTGCTCTACGGACCACCGGGAACGGGAAAAACGCTTTTGGCCAAAGCCGTTGCCGCCACCATTGGTGCaaacttcattttttctcctgCTTCTGGAATTGTGGACAAATACATCGGAGAGTCGGCTAGATTGGTCCGTGAGATGTTCAGCTATGCCAAGGAGCACGAGCCATGCATTATCTTCATGGATGAGATCGATGCCATCGGAGGAAGGCGTTTTTCCGAAGGTACGTCGGCCGACAGGGAAATTCAGCGTACTTTGATGGAGTTATTGAACCAAATGGATGGTTTTGATGCTTTGGGACAGACCAAAGTCATCATGGCTACCAACAGGCCGGACACTTTGGACCCGGCCTTGCTCAGAGCAGGAAGATTGGATAGGAAAATCGAAGTTCCGCTTCCAAACGAGGCGGGCAGGCTTGAAATCTTCAAGATTCACATGTCGAAGGTCCAAAAGAAGGGAGAAATCGAACTTGAGACCTTGGTGAGGATGAGTGATGGTTTTAACGGTGCTGATATCCGAAACACGATTACTGAAGCTGGATTTTTCGCCATTAGGGAGGACAGAGACTACATAATTCAGAGTGACATGCTAAAGGCCGTGAGGAAGATGGTTGACAACAAGAAGCTTGAGGGAAGGCTAGAGTACGAGAAGCTATGA